The uncultured Methanomethylovorans sp. genome contains a region encoding:
- a CDS encoding disaggregatase related repeat-containing protein yields MQTKLIRSVQFGLLLFLLMMITGICSAEIINVQQVSSFGSDREIEGVEVVGNYAYVLQLGDLVVLGVTDPTKPLEVNRINPPTNTYFDSITTDNNYAYVIASDYSTGTSLLMIFNIDTPKTPKLVGQYTNLDLTRIIKVSNNYAYLLSSGKGCLILDVSVPASPKLVGQYSLNDITTLDVSNQYLYLASGHYLTDNAQTGSFMVIDISNPAKPKLVGQYTNSYIFNDVAVSGQYAYLANRANGLIVLDISNPTIPQIVGKLSETGSDTEQVVISAKYAYVLNSDSDVYSLEIVNIANPKAPTLVDQDYYTGYLEDPVEHYSAFDGCGIGDVSGVYIYMISDYGGLEILKTGIQNQNSVSYTPTYDNRLRSDTPTTVLSTTTFLDIGKNTATAREVMMFDLSSYKTTDTISKATLSLYWHYPAGKTRTSGTIVEVYRPFEWNPKYVTWNSRASGTSWIIAGGSWYDKNAISQGTAPYASVTFPAGTVPGNKYYDFDVTQLVKEYVTGKYKNTGFFLKAKTESGNYIAFYSSEYSNAGMKPKLTITSSSGSTLTDYPPVANAGADRTATVGSAVTFNGSASTDDKGIASYSWDFDSSNGITADATSKTASKTYTAAGNYIVTLTVTDTAGQKSTDTLQVVVSGSTSAVSYTPRYDNRLRSDTPTTVLSTTNYLDIGKSTATARDVMIFDLSSYKTTDTISKATLSLYWYHPAGKTRTSATVVEIYRPVEWDPKYVTWNSRASGTLWSKAGGSWFDKNAVSQGTTPYASVTFSASTVPGNKYYEFDVTQLVKEYVSGKYKNTGFFLKAKTESGNYIAFYSSEYSNAAMRPKLTITR; encoded by the coding sequence ATGCAAACAAAGTTAATTAGGTCGGTTCAGTTTGGACTTTTATTATTTTTATTAATGATGATTACAGGAATATGTTCAGCTGAGATAATTAATGTACAGCAAGTAAGCAGTTTTGGCAGTGATCGAGAAATTGAAGGCGTTGAGGTAGTTGGAAATTATGCCTATGTCTTACAGCTCGGTGATCTCGTTGTATTAGGTGTAACTGATCCAACAAAGCCATTAGAAGTAAATCGTATAAATCCACCAACAAATACATACTTTGATAGTATTACTACAGATAATAATTATGCCTATGTGATTGCTTCTGACTATTCAACTGGCACTAGTCTTCTTATGATATTCAATATTGATACTCCAAAAACACCAAAACTTGTGGGACAATACACTAATTTGGACTTGACTAGAATTATTAAGGTGTCTAATAATTATGCATATTTACTAAGTTCTGGCAAAGGTTGTTTGATTTTGGATGTAAGTGTTCCGGCATCACCAAAATTAGTAGGACAGTACAGTCTTAATGATATTACAACTCTTGACGTATCCAATCAATATCTATATTTAGCATCTGGTCATTATTTAACAGATAATGCCCAGACTGGCTCTTTCATGGTTATAGATATAAGTAATCCTGCAAAACCAAAACTTGTAGGACAGTATACTAACAGTTATATTTTTAATGATGTTGCTGTGTCTGGTCAATATGCATATTTGGCCAATCGTGCGAATGGTCTTATAGTTCTGGACATTAGTAATCCAACAATACCACAAATTGTAGGAAAGTTGAGTGAAACTGGTAGTGACACAGAGCAAGTTGTTATATCGGCTAAATATGCTTATGTGCTTAACTCGGATAGTGATGTATATTCTCTGGAAATTGTAAATATTGCTAATCCTAAAGCACCAACACTTGTAGATCAAGATTATTATACCGGTTATCTTGAAGATCCAGTAGAACATTATTCTGCATTCGATGGATGTGGCATTGGTGATGTATCCGGTGTTTATATCTATATGATTTCCGATTACGGTGGCCTAGAAATTTTGAAAACAGGCATTCAAAATCAGAACAGTGTTTCATATACACCCACTTATGACAACAGGTTGCGTTCAGATACACCAACGACTGTGCTTTCTACAACCACTTTCCTTGATATTGGAAAAAACACAGCCACTGCCAGAGAAGTGATGATGTTCGATCTAAGCAGTTACAAAACAACGGATACGATATCAAAGGCAACTCTGTCGCTGTATTGGCACTATCCGGCAGGTAAGACAAGAACATCTGGCACTATAGTTGAGGTATACAGACCGTTTGAATGGAATCCAAAGTATGTGACCTGGAACTCGCGAGCTTCAGGGACTTCATGGATTATAGCCGGAGGAAGTTGGTATGATAAGAATGCAATCTCTCAAGGTACTGCACCTTATGCATCAGTTACATTCCCAGCTGGTACGGTACCTGGTAACAAGTACTATGATTTTGACGTTACTCAGTTGGTGAAAGAGTATGTAACTGGTAAATACAAGAACACTGGTTTCTTCCTCAAGGCCAAGACTGAGAGTGGAAATTATATTGCATTCTACAGTTCAGAATATTCGAACGCTGGAATGAAACCGAAATTAACCATTACGTCATCTTCAGGTTCAACACTGACAGATTATCCACCAGTTGCAAACGCTGGTGCTGACAGGACTGCAACAGTCGGCTCAGCTGTTACTTTCAATGGCAGTGCTTCCACTGACGATAAAGGAATAGCATCTTATTCGTGGGATTTCGACTCTTCGAATGGAATAACAGCTGATGCAACTTCAAAGACAGCTTCCAAAACATATACGGCAGCAGGGAATTATATTGTAACTCTGACCGTCACAGACACTGCAGGACAGAAGTCCACAGATACGTTACAGGTAGTTGTCAGTGGCTCTACAAGTGCAGTTTCATACACACCTAGGTATGACAATAGGTTGCGTTCCGATACTCCAACCACTGTCCTTTCCACGACCAATTATCTTGATATTGGAAAGAGCACAGCTACTGCCAGAGATGTGATGATATTCGACTTGAGCAGTTACAAGACAACAGATACAATATCAAAGGCAACTCTCTCACTATACTGGTATCACCCAGCAGGCAAGACGCGCACTTCTGCTACTGTTGTAGAGATTTACAGGCCGGTTGAGTGGGATCCAAAGTATGTGACTTGGAACTCAAGAGCATCAGGGACTCTATGGAGTAAAGCAGGAGGAAGCTGGTTCGATAAGAATGCAGTATCTCAGGGTACTACACCTTATGCATCAGTAACATTCTCTGCCAGCACTGTGCCTGGTAACAAATACTACGAGTTTGATGTTACACAGCTTGTGAAAGAATACGTAAGTGGTAAGTACAAGAACACTGGATTCTTCCTAAAAGCAAAGACAGAGAGCGGGAATTATATTGCATTCTACAGTTCGGAATATTCGAATGCTGCCATGAGACCGAAGTTAACTATAACACGCTAG
- a CDS encoding tyrosine-type recombinase/integrase, producing MANLDNSDISERNKTFITEFIDNCYIDRLGEHRIIKYISTLKSIAIAINVDFDKIEIQQLKKYIAMLERSNKSEWTKHDYKTAICKFYKWLLNDDNPELTRWIKTNIKKKNLKSPDDMLTEQDVLLLIDNANNTRDKALMALLFDVGCRIGEAGTLRIKNLVFDELGLVIHLNGKTGYRRVRACWSINYIKEWLLEHPERDNPNMPLFIKFNSKPIEVLKYYAIRMQIIKICKKSGMNKNVHPHIFRHSRATFLAGHLTESQMNVYFGWT from the coding sequence ATGGCTAACTTGGATAATTCTGATATCTCAGAAAGAAATAAAACTTTCATCACTGAGTTCATTGATAACTGTTACATCGATAGATTAGGGGAACACCGAATTATAAAATACATTTCAACTTTAAAGTCCATAGCTATTGCTATCAATGTTGATTTTGACAAAATAGAGATACAGCAACTTAAAAAATATATCGCAATGCTCGAACGCTCAAATAAAAGTGAATGGACTAAACATGACTATAAAACTGCTATCTGTAAATTCTACAAATGGTTGCTCAACGATGATAATCCTGAATTAACCCGATGGATTAAAACTAACATTAAAAAGAAAAACCTAAAGTCACCTGATGACATGCTCACTGAACAAGATGTGCTATTGCTTATCGATAATGCTAACAATACAAGAGATAAGGCTTTAATGGCGTTGTTATTCGATGTAGGATGCAGAATAGGCGAAGCCGGAACACTCAGAATAAAGAATTTAGTATTCGATGAACTCGGCCTTGTAATTCATCTCAATGGTAAGACTGGTTATCGTAGAGTTAGAGCATGTTGGTCTATCAACTACATTAAAGAATGGTTGCTAGAACATCCTGAAAGAGATAATCCTAATATGCCACTGTTTATAAAATTTAATTCTAAACCAATAGAAGTATTGAAATATTATGCTATTAGGATGCAAATCATTAAAATATGTAAGAAGTCGGGAATGAATAAGAACGTTCACCCACACATTTTTAGACATTCAAGAGCAACATTCTTAGCTGGACACTTAACTGAATCTCAAATGAATGTTTACTTCGGATGGACTTAA
- a CDS encoding chorismate pyruvate-lyase family protein, whose protein sequence is MDSEFLNKLKSFRIPTCLRVCAGTDGSVTFLLEIMIGHPTAVMTEYQHVIPADKWMAQMFGVEVGADINDRVVTLTSGEIPYVYARSLSAIEKMPSGVRCDLMKADIPIGRILRDHSIETRRDFEDVELHDQEPLFGARSVLSRSYKIVHHNGVLMWINERFPIDDRWLL, encoded by the coding sequence ATGGATAGCGAATTCCTTAATAAACTAAAGAGTTTCCGCATTCCCACTTGCCTGCGGGTGTGCGCCGGTACTGATGGATCTGTGACGTTCCTGCTGGAGATCATGATCGGCCATCCCACAGCAGTGATGACCGAGTACCAGCATGTCATTCCTGCAGATAAGTGGATGGCTCAGATGTTCGGTGTGGAAGTGGGTGCGGATATCAATGATCGGGTGGTCACTCTCACTTCAGGAGAGATTCCTTACGTGTACGCCCGTTCCCTTTCGGCCATAGAGAAAATGCCTTCGGGTGTCAGGTGTGATCTGATGAAAGCGGATATTCCTATCGGCAGAATATTGCGTGACCACAGCATCGAGACACGTCGGGACTTTGAGGATGTAGAATTACACGATCAAGAACCTCTTTTCGGTGCGAGGTCTGTGCTTTCACGCTCTTACAAAATAGTGCACCATAATGGTGTGCTTATGTGGATTAACGAGCGTTTTCCTATCGATGACCGTTGGCTCTTATAA
- a CDS encoding DUF5611 family protein: MQEYSLKRGNKPDLERIHECLAEIFPAEIKKNGDKLVISYGIFKTLTVWIQNKKLVVETESDTTVINDEVILDTNKRYRDFLYKATGYTAKERLKKAKEDVSK; encoded by the coding sequence ATGCAGGAATACAGTTTAAAACGTGGAAATAAGCCTGATCTTGAAAGGATACATGAATGCCTAGCGGAGATCTTTCCCGCTGAGATAAAAAAGAACGGTGATAAGCTTGTGATATCTTATGGCATCTTCAAGACGCTTACGGTGTGGATACAGAACAAGAAACTGGTAGTGGAAACTGAATCCGATACCACGGTCATCAATGATGAAGTTATTCTGGACACTAACAAGCGATACAGGGATTTCCTGTACAAAGCCACCGGTTACACAGCCAAGGAACGCCTGAAAAAGGCTAAAGAGGATGTATCCAAGTAA